The nucleotide sequence GCAACCGACCTCGGGCACGGTGCGGCTCGACGGCCAGAATCCGTTCGACCTGAACGAACCCCGCCTGGCCGATTTCCGCAGCCGGCGAATCGGATTCGTTTTTCAAGACCATCACCTGCTGCCCCAATGCACGGTGCTTGAAAACGTGTTGCTGCCGATGTTGGCCAACAGCGGCATCGACGGCCCGGCCTCTGAGCGGGCCAAGATGTTGCTGGAGCGCGTCGGGCTTGGCAGCCGGCTCGAGCATCGGCCGGCCGAGCTTTCCGGAGGCGAGCGGCAACGCGTCGCCGTGGCCAGAGCCTTGATCCAGAAACCGGTGCTACTGTTGGCCGACGAACCGACCGGCAATCTCGATCGCACGACGGCCCACGCGGTCGGCCAATTGCTACTCGAACTGCAGCAGCAGGAACAAACGATGCTAATCGTCGTCACGCATAGCTTGGAATTGGCGGCACTCTTTCAACGCCGCTTGGAGCTCGATGAAGGACGGTTGAAGGAAGTGCCAAAGTAGGGGCGAGGGGCGGGGGACGAAGGACGAGACCAGCAAGAGACCAAGCGAATATGAGCTTCTGGCGATTCATCATCGAAAGTCTTGGTCACCGGCGGCGGGTTCATATCGCCGTGGCGCTCGGGGTAATGACCGCGACGGCCGTGCTCACCGGAGCGCTGGTGGTCGGCGATTCGATGCGCGGCAGCTTGCGGCATCTGGCCCTCGACCGGCTGCAAGGGATCGACGACGCGCTCGTGGCGCCACGATTCTTCCGCGCCGAATTGGCCGATCAAATTGCGGCCGACGCCCGGAAAGAATCGAAGGCGCTTGCCGGCTCGGCCATGTCGGTCGAACCGGCGATCCTGCTTCAGGCAACGCTCTCCCACAGCAGCGGCTCGAACGATGCGGATCGTCGCGTGGCCGGCCGAGCGACTGTGCTCGGCGTGCGGCCGGAGTTTTGGAAAGCATTTGCCACGAGCGGCCCGGCGGTTTCCAAACCGCTCGGCGATACTGAAATCGTGCTTAATGCTCCGCTGGCGGAAAAGTTGAGTGCGAAGGTTGGAGACGAGGTGATTTTGCGGCTGCCGCGCCCCAGCGATATTCCGGCCGATAGCGCATTGGGGCGAAAAAAAGAGACGGTGAAATCGCTGCCGGCGCTGCGCGTCGTACAAATTCTCCCTGCCGATGGGCTGGGCCGGTTCGGACTCTATCCATCGCAGCAGCTTCCCGACGACGCGTTCGTGGCGCTCGGCACGTTGCAAAGCGGCCTCGATCAGCCGGGGCGAGTCGACGCGATTTTTGCCTCGGTCAATTCCGGCAATTCCGGAAATTCTGGCTCGAACGGGTCGCTGGCCGCTGGAACACGATTGCTCGCCGATTCGCTCCATCCGACGCCAGCCGACTACGGCCTGTCGATCAAGCGCACCGACGAGGGCTACTTCAATGTCACGTCGGATCGAATGCTGATCGAGGGCCCGATCGAGCAGGCTGCCGAGAAGGCGTTTGCCCCATTGCACGGCCAGCCGACCTTCACGTATCTGGCCAACTACATCCTTGCCGGCAACGCGGGCAGCGAAGCCAAGATTCCGTACTCGACAATCACGGCGCTCGATTTGCGGACCGCACCGCCGCTGGGGCCGTTTCTGAATTCCAGCGGCGAAACGATCCAGCCGCTCGCCGACGACGAGATCGTCCTCAACCGTTGGGCCGCCGACGACATGGCCCAGCAAGGCGTTCCGCTCAAGCCAGGCGATCCGGTGCGCATCCAATATTTTCTCCCCGATAGCCTGCACGGCCAAACGGTCGAAACGACGACCACGCTCCGCTTGAAAGCGATCGTCGAAATGTCGGGCCCGGCGGTCGATCCGAATCTCGTACCGGAATTGAAGGGCCTCACCGATCGAAAATCGATCGCCGATTGGAACCCGCCGTTTCGCTTCGATCCATCGCGCGTTCGCACGCGTCCGCCGAACGATCAAGATGAGCGATATTGGAAGCGCTACAGGGCGCTTCCCAAGGCGTTTGTTTCGCTCGACTGCGGCCGAAAACTTTGGGCGAGCCGCTTCGGGCAAACCACGAGCTGGCGGATTCCTGCCGCATCGGGAATGACCGCGGCGAGCCTTGCCGATCGGCTGCAAATCGA is from Pirellulales bacterium and encodes:
- a CDS encoding ABC transporter ATP-binding protein — encoded protein: MSNLSIEQVAKEYPTRAESLHVLRGVSLNLSVGENLAVLGPSGSGKSTLLYIVGTLEQPTSGTVRLDGQNPFDLNEPRLADFRSRRIGFVFQDHHLLPQCTVLENVLLPMLANSGIDGPASERAKMLLERVGLGSRLEHRPAELSGGERQRVAVARALIQKPVLLLADEPTGNLDRTTAHAVGQLLLELQQQEQTMLIVVTHSLELAALFQRRLELDEGRLKEVPK